The following proteins are co-located in the Penaeus monodon isolate SGIC_2016 chromosome 10, NSTDA_Pmon_1, whole genome shotgun sequence genome:
- the LOC119578165 gene encoding uncharacterized protein LOC119578165 gives MVFIMGFRRCARRGAEARDPGWDQISLSLCVLILMNLLLDVPHITMHLMGVKWTEPFFVIVHAIYRLHFALDPVVFVGLNQRYRQKALQRAFSLVPGRRLPSTG, from the exons ATGGTTTTCATC ATGGGCTTCCGGCGGTGCGCGAGGCGGGGCGCCGAGGCGCGGGACCCCGGCTGGGACCAGATCAGCCTCTCGCTGTGCGTCCTCATCCTCATGAACCTCCTCCTGGACGTCCCCCACATCACCATGCATCTCATGGGCGTCAAATGGACGGAACCTTTCTTCGTGATCGTCCATGCGATCTACCGCCTCCACTTCGCCCTGGACCCCGTCGTCTTCGTGGGTCTGAACCAGCGGTACCGCCAGAAGGCGCTGCAGAGGGCCTTCTCGCTGGTGCCCGGCCGGCGCCTCCCGTCTACTGGCTAG